A portion of the Ascaphus truei isolate aAscTru1 chromosome 14, aAscTru1.hap1, whole genome shotgun sequence genome contains these proteins:
- the CTSW gene encoding cathepsin W isoform X3, producing MKAISLLLKPHKKQFDIFILQFNKTYRSREEFQRRLLIFSDNLLEARRLQREERGTAQYGVTKFSDLTDEEFRSYHLPPRIFLTPPPRRRVTSEAPPPSTCDWRKRGVISTVKHQGKTCRSCWAFATVGNIEAQWGILGLPKNLSVQQLIDCGQCGDGCNGGDTWDAFMTVLRQGGLAREDKYPYTGKKQECRKGLSPDALIHSFEMLQRNEKVMAAHLAYKGTLTVILNQDPLKHYKKGVMQPTNANCDTSRLDHAVLLVGYAGGTGIPFWTLKNSWGEDWGEKGYFRLLRDKNTCGISTYPLTAIVSNSGGKKPPRCPP from the exons aagCAGTTTGACATTTTTATTCTTCAGTTTAACAAGACGTACAGGAGCAGAGAAG AGTTTCAGCGCCGGCTGCTGATATTCTCCGACAATCTGCTAGAGGCGCGTCGCCTGCAGAGAGAGGAGCGCGGTACAGCACAGTACGGGGTCACCAAGTTCAGTGACCTCACAG ACGAGGAATTTCGCAGTTACCATCTGCCTCCGAGGATTTTCTTGACTCCACCCCCTCGGAGGCGTGTCACATCAGAGGCTCCGCCCCCTTCCACATGTGACTGGCGCAAGAGAGGAGTCATATCAACGGTCAAACATCAG ggaAAAACATGTCGCTCGTGTTGGGCTTTTGCCACTGTGGGTAACATTGAGGCACAGTGGGGGATTCTAGGGCTTCCTAAAAATTTATCCGTGCAGC AGCTGATAGACTGCGGGCAGTGTGGTGATGGCTGTAATGGAGGAGACACGTGGGACGCATTTATGACTGTTCTGAGGCAAG GGGGCCTTGCTAGGGAAGATAAATACCCGTACACCGGTAAGAAGCAGGAATGCCGGAAGGGTCTGAGTCCTGACGCATTGATCCACAGTTTTGAGATGCTGCAGCGGAACGAGAAAG TGATGGCGGCTCATCTGGCTTACAAAGGAACCCTGACCGTGATTCTTAACCAGGACCCACTGAAG CATTATAAGAAGGGAGTAATGCAACCTACAAATGCCAACTGTGACACATCCAGATTGGACCACGCAGTGTTACTAGTGGGATACGCCGGAG GGACGGGTATTCCTTTCTGGACCCTGAAGAACAGTTGGGGAGAAGATTGGGGAGAGAAA GGTTATTTCCGATTGCTTCGTGACAAGAACACGTGTGGCATCAGTACGTACCCACTGACTGCCATCGTAAGCAATTCGGGTGGCAAGAAGCCGCCACGCTGCCCACCCTAA
- the CTSW gene encoding cathepsin W isoform X1 — translation MSLLCTLCVLAALFVDTVSGTTNMKQFDIFILQFNKTYRSREEFQRRLLIFSDNLLEARRLQREERGTAQYGVTKFSDLTDEEFRSYHLPPRIFLTPPPRRRVTSEAPPPSTCDWRKRGVISTVKHQGKTCRSCWAFATVGNIEAQWGILGLPKNLSVQQLIDCGQCGDGCNGGDTWDAFMTVLRQGGLAREDKYPYTGKKQECRKGLSPDALIHSFEMLQRNEKVMAAHLAYKGTLTVILNQDPLKHYKKGVMQPTNANCDTSRLDHAVLLVGYAGGTGIPFWTLKNSWGEDWGEKGYFRLLRDKNTCGISTYPLTAIVSNSGGKKPPRCPP, via the exons atGTCTCTCCTGTGCACTCTCTGTGTTCTGGCGGCTCTTTTTGTAGACACAGTCTCGGGTACTACGAACATG aagCAGTTTGACATTTTTATTCTTCAGTTTAACAAGACGTACAGGAGCAGAGAAG AGTTTCAGCGCCGGCTGCTGATATTCTCCGACAATCTGCTAGAGGCGCGTCGCCTGCAGAGAGAGGAGCGCGGTACAGCACAGTACGGGGTCACCAAGTTCAGTGACCTCACAG ACGAGGAATTTCGCAGTTACCATCTGCCTCCGAGGATTTTCTTGACTCCACCCCCTCGGAGGCGTGTCACATCAGAGGCTCCGCCCCCTTCCACATGTGACTGGCGCAAGAGAGGAGTCATATCAACGGTCAAACATCAG ggaAAAACATGTCGCTCGTGTTGGGCTTTTGCCACTGTGGGTAACATTGAGGCACAGTGGGGGATTCTAGGGCTTCCTAAAAATTTATCCGTGCAGC AGCTGATAGACTGCGGGCAGTGTGGTGATGGCTGTAATGGAGGAGACACGTGGGACGCATTTATGACTGTTCTGAGGCAAG GGGGCCTTGCTAGGGAAGATAAATACCCGTACACCGGTAAGAAGCAGGAATGCCGGAAGGGTCTGAGTCCTGACGCATTGATCCACAGTTTTGAGATGCTGCAGCGGAACGAGAAAG TGATGGCGGCTCATCTGGCTTACAAAGGAACCCTGACCGTGATTCTTAACCAGGACCCACTGAAG CATTATAAGAAGGGAGTAATGCAACCTACAAATGCCAACTGTGACACATCCAGATTGGACCACGCAGTGTTACTAGTGGGATACGCCGGAG GGACGGGTATTCCTTTCTGGACCCTGAAGAACAGTTGGGGAGAAGATTGGGGAGAGAAA GGTTATTTCCGATTGCTTCGTGACAAGAACACGTGTGGCATCAGTACGTACCCACTGACTGCCATCGTAAGCAATTCGGGTGGCAAGAAGCCGCCACGCTGCCCACCCTAA
- the CTSW gene encoding cathepsin W isoform X2 — protein sequence MSLLCTLCVLAALFVDTVSGTTNMQFDIFILQFNKTYRSREEFQRRLLIFSDNLLEARRLQREERGTAQYGVTKFSDLTDEEFRSYHLPPRIFLTPPPRRRVTSEAPPPSTCDWRKRGVISTVKHQGKTCRSCWAFATVGNIEAQWGILGLPKNLSVQQLIDCGQCGDGCNGGDTWDAFMTVLRQGGLAREDKYPYTGKKQECRKGLSPDALIHSFEMLQRNEKVMAAHLAYKGTLTVILNQDPLKHYKKGVMQPTNANCDTSRLDHAVLLVGYAGGTGIPFWTLKNSWGEDWGEKGYFRLLRDKNTCGISTYPLTAIVSNSGGKKPPRCPP from the exons atGTCTCTCCTGTGCACTCTCTGTGTTCTGGCGGCTCTTTTTGTAGACACAGTCTCGGGTACTACGAACATG CAGTTTGACATTTTTATTCTTCAGTTTAACAAGACGTACAGGAGCAGAGAAG AGTTTCAGCGCCGGCTGCTGATATTCTCCGACAATCTGCTAGAGGCGCGTCGCCTGCAGAGAGAGGAGCGCGGTACAGCACAGTACGGGGTCACCAAGTTCAGTGACCTCACAG ACGAGGAATTTCGCAGTTACCATCTGCCTCCGAGGATTTTCTTGACTCCACCCCCTCGGAGGCGTGTCACATCAGAGGCTCCGCCCCCTTCCACATGTGACTGGCGCAAGAGAGGAGTCATATCAACGGTCAAACATCAG ggaAAAACATGTCGCTCGTGTTGGGCTTTTGCCACTGTGGGTAACATTGAGGCACAGTGGGGGATTCTAGGGCTTCCTAAAAATTTATCCGTGCAGC AGCTGATAGACTGCGGGCAGTGTGGTGATGGCTGTAATGGAGGAGACACGTGGGACGCATTTATGACTGTTCTGAGGCAAG GGGGCCTTGCTAGGGAAGATAAATACCCGTACACCGGTAAGAAGCAGGAATGCCGGAAGGGTCTGAGTCCTGACGCATTGATCCACAGTTTTGAGATGCTGCAGCGGAACGAGAAAG TGATGGCGGCTCATCTGGCTTACAAAGGAACCCTGACCGTGATTCTTAACCAGGACCCACTGAAG CATTATAAGAAGGGAGTAATGCAACCTACAAATGCCAACTGTGACACATCCAGATTGGACCACGCAGTGTTACTAGTGGGATACGCCGGAG GGACGGGTATTCCTTTCTGGACCCTGAAGAACAGTTGGGGAGAAGATTGGGGAGAGAAA GGTTATTTCCGATTGCTTCGTGACAAGAACACGTGTGGCATCAGTACGTACCCACTGACTGCCATCGTAAGCAATTCGGGTGGCAAGAAGCCGCCACGCTGCCCACCCTAA